One segment of bacterium DNA contains the following:
- a CDS encoding PHP domain-containing protein has translation MDNIQADLHIHSTFSDGLLSPQKIVARAVSAGLKTIAITDHDSSEGINAALEAADGAIEIIPAVEMSANIRDIDIHILGYYIDHNDDELAAYLNEFKTYRLARVKKILKKLSSDGIKVDVEQVKLIGNNGSLGRPHIAEALRQNGYVQTINEAFFRFLGYHSRYYEPKKDARPRDVIKKIAQCGGIAVAAHPGALGSSEILYQLIMDGIVGIEVWHPEHSKQAEAEYYETAMKNGLLMTGGSDFHGFPRSPIDIGSRGCSNEDVVRLKEYKKSQEAQ, from the coding sequence TTGGATAACATCCAGGCTGATCTGCACATCCATTCCACGTTCTCGGACGGACTGCTCTCACCCCAGAAGATCGTGGCGCGCGCAGTGAGCGCTGGTCTTAAGACGATCGCGATCACCGACCACGATTCATCAGAGGGCATCAATGCCGCACTGGAAGCCGCGGATGGTGCGATCGAGATCATCCCGGCTGTGGAAATGAGCGCAAATATCAGGGATATCGATATCCACATACTGGGATACTATATCGATCACAACGATGATGAACTTGCCGCATATCTCAATGAGTTCAAGACCTACCGGCTCGCGCGCGTGAAAAAGATCCTAAAAAAACTCTCGTCGGACGGGATCAAGGTCGACGTGGAGCAGGTCAAGCTGATCGGCAATAACGGTTCGCTGGGACGACCGCACATTGCCGAGGCGCTCCGTCAGAACGGCTATGTCCAAACGATCAATGAAGCTTTTTTCCGGTTCCTTGGTTATCACTCCCGGTACTATGAACCGAAGAAGGATGCCCGGCCGCGTGATGTCATAAAAAAAATCGCGCAGTGCGGCGGGATCGCTGTAGCGGCCCACCCGGGAGCCCTGGGAAGCTCCGAGATCCTGTATCAACTGATCATGGACGGCATTGTGGGGATCGAGGTATGGCATCCGGAACACTCGAAACAGGCAGAAGCTGAATACTACGAGACGGCCATGAAGAACGGGCTATTGATGACCGGCGGGTCCGATTTCCACGGATTTCCGCGCAGCCCCATTGATATCGGTTCGCGGGGCTGCAGTAACGAGGACGTCGTGCGGCTCAAGGAATACAAAAAAAGTCAGGAGGCACAATGA
- the fabZ gene encoding 3-hydroxyacyl-ACP dehydratase FabZ, whose amino-acid sequence MNKEEIQAIIPHRPPFLLVEQINSISEKTITGVRKIRADEYFFAGHFPSEPIMPGVLIVEAIAQTGAVLLLRKHRGAIPLFMGIDRARFRKIVRPGDTLIMEAEMVQERGTIVKIEGVAKVNGEVVCEATILAGIKK is encoded by the coding sequence ATGAACAAAGAAGAGATCCAGGCGATCATCCCCCATCGACCGCCATTCCTGCTGGTCGAACAGATCAACTCGATCAGCGAGAAAACGATCACTGGTGTGCGCAAGATCCGCGCGGACGAATATTTTTTTGCCGGTCATTTTCCATCGGAACCCATCATGCCCGGGGTCCTGATCGTCGAAGCGATCGCCCAAACTGGCGCGGTCCTGCTGCTGCGCAAACATCGCGGCGCGATCCCATTGTTCATGGGTATCGATCGCGCGCGATTCCGGAAGATCGTCCGCCCCGGGGACACGCTGATCATGGAGGCGGAGATGGTGCAGGAACGGGGAACGATCGTGAAGATCGAGGGCGTGGCCAAAGTCAACGGTGAAGTTGTGTGCGAAGCAACGATCCTGGCGGGTATAAAAAAATAA
- a CDS encoding AAA family ATPase produces MGYETFYKLKEHPFSFTTDEKFYYDSPQHSKALVKLTHAVETEKGLALLIGDIGTGKTTLSRRLLDQLINNGIEATLLVIIHSEITSLWFLKKIALMLETPTDSENKIDIITNVYHRLLDLTSKNKKVVILIDEANMLQRKDLMEEIRGLLNLESDRGKLLNFILFGLPEMEDYLKLDPPLYQRIAVRCVLEALDQETTQNYIVHRLRVAGCPRPLFTGGAIKTLFAYSKGVPRTINAICDNGLLEGFLLKKEMIDEKILTDVCRDLGLTL; encoded by the coding sequence ATGGGGTACGAGACATTTTATAAACTGAAAGAGCATCCATTCAGTTTCACGACAGACGAAAAATTCTATTATGATTCACCGCAGCATTCGAAAGCCCTGGTCAAGCTGACCCATGCCGTGGAGACCGAAAAAGGACTGGCTCTGCTCATCGGCGACATTGGTACTGGCAAAACGACGCTTTCCCGCCGGCTCCTTGACCAGCTGATCAACAACGGGATCGAAGCTACGCTGCTTGTCATCATTCACTCCGAGATAACCTCGCTGTGGTTTTTGAAAAAAATCGCGCTCATGCTCGAAACCCCGACCGATTCCGAAAACAAGATCGACATCATAACCAATGTTTATCACCGGCTGCTCGACCTCACCAGCAAGAATAAAAAAGTTGTGATCCTCATCGACGAAGCGAACATGCTGCAGCGGAAGGACCTTATGGAGGAAATCAGGGGACTGCTGAACCTGGAATCGGACCGCGGTAAACTCCTGAATTTCATTTTATTCGGACTGCCCGAAATGGAAGACTATCTTAAACTCGATCCTCCTTTGTATCAGCGGATTGCCGTACGCTGCGTGCTCGAAGCCCTCGACCAGGAGACCACCCAGAACTACATCGTCCACCGCTTGCGAGTTGCCGGCTGTCCGCGACCGCTGTTCACCGGCGGTGCGATCAAGACTCTCTTCGCATATTCAAAAGGCGTTCCGCGGACCATCAATGCCATCTGCGATAACGGGCTGCTTGAAGGTTTTCTCCTCAAGAAGGAAATGATCGACGAGAAAATTCTCACCGATGTATGCCGTGACCTCGGACTAACCTTATAA
- a CDS encoding cyclodeaminase/cyclohydrolase family protein has protein sequence LQGALGTALLAMVTGLTLKKNDDADLKGFHGSLKMAVSDFHRLIEKDKKSFDEVMRSYRLPKDTQEEKERRRGAIQENLKGAARVPFEVCNRVVAMYPHAKVLMSKGLPSALSDIGVAASVLHSGFQGARLNVLINCASITDEAFNKTMKQDLQDLTAQETGQYCEIEAIINQKFQ, from the coding sequence GCTGCAGGGAGCGCTGGGGACCGCATTGCTCGCCATGGTCACGGGGCTGACGCTTAAGAAAAACGACGACGCGGACCTGAAGGGCTTCCATGGATCGTTGAAAATGGCGGTCAGCGATTTCCATCGTTTGATCGAAAAAGACAAGAAAAGCTTTGACGAAGTAATGAGATCCTACCGACTGCCCAAGGACACCCAGGAAGAAAAGGAACGCCGCCGGGGTGCGATCCAGGAAAACCTGAAGGGCGCAGCGCGGGTACCGTTCGAAGTATGCAACCGGGTTGTGGCAATGTACCCCCATGCCAAAGTACTGATGTCAAAGGGATTACCCAGCGCCCTTTCCGACATCGGGGTCGCTGCCAGCGTTCTGCACAGCGGTTTCCAGGGCGCCCGCCTGAACGTGTTGATAAATTGCGCTTCGATCACGGACGAAGCGTTCAATAAAACGATGAAACAGGACCTCCAGGATTTAACGGCGCAGGAGACCGGTCAATACTGTGAAATTGAAGCGATTATTAATCAAAAGTTTCAATAA
- a CDS encoding AAA family ATPase, which translates to MDYQEFYQLKFEPFANHPDPKFYFNSPQHALAKEYLLHAARGSRGLAVLLGDIGTGKTTLARKLLNELHSLGHYQSGLIVLTHSEFPPGWLFTKIANLIGLRDLGNSTTEIISRISNRLNEIYYRGEKTVVIIDEANKIKSVEILEEIRGLLNLEIADTRLISFIMSGLPDLESFLAMNRALYQRVAVKVKLKQMGSDTIRAYINHRFMIAGAQKQILTPMALELVCRYSDGRPRLVNIICDNALLEGYVQRKPVVDETIIERVISNLGLRFE; encoded by the coding sequence TTGGATTACCAAGAATTCTATCAACTGAAGTTTGAACCGTTCGCCAATCATCCTGATCCGAAGTTCTATTTTAACTCCCCGCAGCACGCTCTGGCCAAGGAATACCTTCTGCACGCGGCCCGCGGTTCGCGCGGATTGGCGGTCCTGTTGGGCGATATCGGAACCGGCAAAACAACCCTGGCAAGGAAACTCCTCAACGAACTTCATTCCCTCGGCCATTACCAAAGCGGTTTGATCGTGCTGACCCATTCGGAATTCCCGCCGGGCTGGCTTTTCACCAAGATCGCCAATCTCATCGGGCTGCGCGATCTCGGCAATTCGACGACCGAGATTATTTCCCGCATTTCAAACCGGCTTAATGAGATTTATTACCGCGGCGAAAAAACCGTGGTCATTATCGACGAAGCGAACAAGATCAAGAGCGTGGAGATCCTTGAAGAAATACGCGGTCTCCTGAATCTGGAGATCGCCGATACCCGCTTGATCTCGTTCATCATGAGCGGACTGCCCGACCTTGAATCTTTTCTGGCGATGAACCGCGCCCTGTACCAGCGCGTCGCCGTGAAGGTCAAGCTGAAACAGATGGGCAGCGACACAATCCGCGCTTATATCAACCACCGGTTCATGATCGCCGGCGCCCAGAAACAGATCCTGACGCCAATGGCCTTGGAGTTAGTCTGCCGGTATTCAGACGGACGGCCCAGGCTGGTCAACATTATCTGCGACAACGCGCTCCTTGAAGGATACGTGCAAAGGAAGCCGGTGGTCGATGAAACTATCATTGAAAGGGTCATTAGCAATCTTGGTCTGAGATTTGAATAA
- the lpxA gene encoding acyl-ACP--UDP-N-acetylglucosamine O-acyltransferase: MKAKIHPTVVIGSHAVIEDNVRIGAGTVIGDFVVVKKGTTIGKHNRIHTGACLGTDPQDYHFRGETSYCSIGDDNIIREYATISRATGRGRKTVIGDRNFIMTYVHIAHNALIGNDTVIASGTQIGGHVKIGDRATLGGLVGVHQKCRIGAYAMVGAKSYINKDVPPYFLARGNRAKVYGVNTKGLRRHHLSWKVIEEIKCIFRHLYCTSENLRRSLALIGQEHRSVYAAEIVRFVRSSRRGIAARA; encoded by the coding sequence GTGAAGGCAAAAATTCATCCAACGGTCGTGATCGGAAGCCACGCGGTTATCGAGGACAACGTCCGGATCGGCGCCGGTACTGTCATCGGCGATTTTGTCGTGGTGAAAAAAGGCACGACGATCGGCAAGCACAACCGTATCCACACCGGAGCGTGCCTTGGCACCGACCCCCAGGATTACCACTTCAGGGGCGAGACATCATACTGCTCGATCGGTGATGACAACATCATCCGCGAGTACGCTACCATTTCGCGGGCCACGGGGCGCGGGCGGAAGACCGTTATCGGCGACCGCAATTTCATCATGACCTACGTCCACATTGCGCACAACGCGTTGATCGGAAACGACACGGTCATCGCGAGCGGGACCCAGATCGGCGGTCATGTTAAGATCGGTGATCGTGCCACGCTGGGCGGTCTGGTCGGTGTCCATCAGAAATGCCGGATCGGCGCCTACGCCATGGTCGGCGCCAAATCGTATATCAACAAGGACGTGCCCCCGTATTTCCTCGCGCGGGGCAACCGCGCAAAAGTATACGGCGTAAACACCAAGGGTTTACGCCGTCACCACTTATCCTGGAAAGTTATTGAAGAGATAAAATGCATCTTCCGCCATCTTTACTGCACATCTGAGAACCTGAGACGGTCACTGGCGCTGATCGGGCAAGAACACCGCTCAGTGTACGCCGCCGAGATCGTCAGGTTCGTCCGCTCTTCGCGCCGCGGCATTGCCGCCCGCGCGTGA